From Deinococcus ruber, a single genomic window includes:
- a CDS encoding MFS transporter: MNSTFRSLRIHNYRLWASGAIVSNVGTWMQRTAQDWLVLAQLTHRNATAVGVVMALQFGPQLLLMPVTGWAADTFDRRKLLMVTQAAQGVLSLLLGLMTVLGHVQLWQVYVFAGLLGCVTAFDAPVRQTFVSELVGEDDLSNAVALNSTSFNAARMIGPAIAGLLIASVGTGWVFLLNALSFVAVLISLARLRVSEFHHHKRSSKQSSGLLEGIRYVWSRADLKVMLLMVFLIGTFGLNFPIFISTMAVSVFHMGAGQYGILSSGMAVGSVTGALLSARREKPKPALLVGGSALFGGGLTLAALMPNFWLFGLALVIVGVAAQTFNTTANSSIQLSTDPAMRGRVVAILMAVIMGGTPLGAPIVGWVADTLGPRWALGVGALSGVLAALVGLLYVVRSRHLRLSLEAGRLRVKAAGD, from the coding sequence ATGAACAGCACCTTCCGTTCGCTGAGGATTCACAATTACCGCCTGTGGGCCAGCGGAGCCATCGTGTCGAACGTCGGCACCTGGATGCAGCGCACCGCGCAGGACTGGCTGGTACTGGCGCAGCTGACCCACCGCAACGCCACTGCCGTCGGGGTGGTGATGGCGCTGCAATTCGGGCCGCAGCTGCTGCTGATGCCCGTAACCGGCTGGGCCGCCGACACCTTCGACCGCCGCAAACTGCTGATGGTGACGCAGGCCGCGCAGGGCGTGCTGTCGCTGCTGCTGGGCCTGATGACGGTGCTGGGGCACGTGCAGCTGTGGCAGGTGTACGTGTTCGCGGGGCTGCTCGGCTGTGTCACGGCCTTCGATGCCCCGGTGCGGCAGACCTTCGTGTCGGAACTCGTGGGCGAAGACGACCTCTCGAACGCCGTCGCGCTGAATTCCACGTCGTTTAACGCCGCCCGCATGATCGGCCCGGCAATCGCGGGCCTGCTGATCGCCTCGGTGGGGACGGGCTGGGTCTTTCTGCTCAATGCCCTGTCATTTGTGGCGGTGCTGATCTCGCTGGCCCGGCTGCGGGTCAGTGAATTTCATCATCACAAGCGCAGCAGCAAGCAGAGCAGCGGTCTGCTGGAAGGCATCCGCTACGTGTGGTCGCGGGCCGATCTGAAGGTGATGCTGCTGATGGTGTTTCTGATCGGCACCTTCGGGCTGAATTTCCCGATCTTCATCTCGACGATGGCCGTCAGCGTCTTTCATATGGGGGCGGGGCAGTACGGCATTCTCTCGTCGGGAATGGCGGTCGGGTCGGTGACGGGGGCGCTGCTGTCGGCGCGGCGCGAGAAGCCAAAGCCCGCGCTGCTCGTCGGCGGCTCGGCCCTCTTTGGCGGCGGCCTGACGCTGGCAGCCCTGATGCCCAACTTCTGGCTGTTCGGCCTCGCCCTGGTGATCGTCGGAGTCGCGGCACAGACCTTCAACACCACCGCCAACAGCAGTATTCAGCTTTCCACCGATCCGGCGATGCGCGGGCGGGTCGTGGCGATTCTGATGGCGGTCATCATGGGCGGTACGCCGCTGGGTGCGCCCATCGTGGGCTGGGTTGCCGACACGCTGGGGCCGCGCTGGGCGCTGGGTGTCGGAGCGCTGTCAGGCGTGCTGGCGGCGCTGGTGGGCCTGCTGTACGTGGTGCGTTCGCGCCATCTGCGGCTGTCGCTGGAAGCCGGGCGACTGCGCGTGAAAGCGGCGGGAGACTGA
- a CDS encoding MarR family winged helix-turn-helix transcriptional regulator, translating to MTVQDTETDLTAALAADLRLLLGQLRRRLREEVPPGDLTQPQLTALLHLERGEASTLTELAQMEGVRSQSMGATVGSLLELGLVEGEPHPNDRRRTTLRLSPAGHALIAQRRAAREDWLQRTLRVHLSADEQADLARSVALLRRLVRP from the coding sequence ATGACCGTTCAGGACACCGAGACCGATCTCACTGCCGCGCTGGCTGCCGATCTGCGCCTGCTGCTGGGGCAACTGCGGCGGCGGCTGCGCGAGGAAGTGCCGCCCGGCGACCTTACCCAGCCGCAACTCACCGCCCTGCTGCATCTGGAGCGCGGCGAGGCATCGACCCTGACCGAACTGGCGCAGATGGAGGGCGTGCGCTCGCAGTCGATGGGAGCCACAGTCGGGTCGCTGCTGGAACTCGGTCTGGTGGAGGGCGAGCCTCATCCCAACGACCGACGCCGAACCACGCTTCGCCTCAGCCCCGCCGGACACGCCCTGATCGCGCAGCGGCGGGCAGCACGTGAAGACTGGCTGCAACGCACCCTGCGCGTCCATCTGAGCGCAGACGAACAGGCCGACCTCGCCCGCAGCGTCGCGCTGCTCCGGCGGCTGGTGCGCCCATGA